From a single Rodentibacter sp. JRC1 genomic region:
- a CDS encoding A24 family peptidase has product MILFASFWLGGIFGVALWLYISGFITRLQNDIYNNYIELFPQNLPSFQPHFAEVQQKKSGHILGYFLITGLILTLITAITENPLFALWLGCTIILLWAIAYLDWQYQLISPTPCLWLLALGLFGATQSLSPLTLIQSLQSAVIFFVVFYGIYQLAKWYYQKEAFGRGDYWLALGIGSYLPTEHLPLFLLIACALGILFAILFKRKERFLPFAPFLCVSILVVFTINLTMLYKK; this is encoded by the coding sequence ATGATCCTATTTGCTTCCTTTTGGTTAGGTGGGATTTTCGGTGTAGCCTTATGGCTTTACATTTCGGGCTTTATCACAAGATTACAAAACGATATTTACAATAATTACATCGAACTATTTCCTCAAAATCTTCCCTCATTTCAACCGCACTTTGCGGAAGTTCAACAAAAAAAGAGCGGTCATATTTTAGGCTATTTTCTTATCACAGGATTAATACTCACCCTAATAACCGCAATAACCGAAAATCCTCTTTTCGCTTTATGGCTTGGTTGCACCATTATTCTATTGTGGGCGATTGCCTACCTTGATTGGCAGTATCAACTCATTTCCCCCACTCCTTGTTTATGGTTACTTGCTCTTGGTTTATTCGGTGCAACACAATCTTTATCTCCTTTAACCCTAATACAAAGTCTACAAAGTGCGGTCATTTTTTTCGTTGTTTTTTATGGCATTTATCAACTTGCCAAATGGTACTACCAAAAAGAAGCCTTCGGACGAGGGGATTATTGGTTAGCTCTTGGTATCGGCAGTTACTTACCGACAGAGCATCTTCCTCTATTTCTTTTGATTGCCTGCGCATTAGGTATTTTATTTGCAATTCTTTTCAAAAGAAAAGAGCGTTTTTTACCCTTCGCACCTTTTTTGTGTGTCTCGATTCTTGTAGTATTTACAATCAATTTAACAATGCTTTATAAGAAATGA
- the galE gene encoding UDP-glucose 4-epimerase GalE, with amino-acid sequence MAILVTGGAGYIGSHTVVELLNAGKEVVVLDNLCNSSPKSLERVVTITGKAAKFYEGDVLDRELLQKIFAENNIQSVIHFAGLKAVGESVQKPAEYYMNNVAGTVVLIQEMKKAGVWNFVFSSSATVYGDPKIIPITEDCEVGGTTNPYGTSKYMVEQILRDVIKAEPQFSVTILRYFNPVGAHSSGLIGEDPNGIPNNLLPYISQVAIGKLAQLSVFGSDYDTHDGTGVRDYIHVVDLAIGHLKALQRHENDSGLHIYNLGTGHGYSVLDMVKAFEKANNIQIPYKLVDRRPGDIATCYSDPSLAAKELGWTAERGLEQMMQDTWNWQKNNPKGYRD; translated from the coding sequence ATGGCAATTTTAGTCACCGGTGGCGCCGGCTATATAGGTTCACATACCGTTGTAGAATTATTAAATGCAGGTAAAGAGGTGGTGGTGTTGGATAATCTTTGTAATTCATCACCCAAATCTCTCGAACGAGTGGTAACAATCACCGGTAAAGCTGCAAAATTTTATGAAGGCGATGTGCTGGATCGTGAATTGTTACAAAAAATCTTTGCGGAAAATAACATTCAATCGGTGATTCACTTTGCAGGTTTGAAGGCGGTAGGTGAAAGCGTGCAAAAACCGGCTGAATATTATATGAATAATGTCGCCGGCACCGTTGTACTAATCCAAGAAATGAAAAAAGCGGGTGTGTGGAATTTTGTGTTTAGCTCCTCTGCAACCGTATATGGTGATCCTAAAATCATTCCGATTACCGAAGATTGTGAAGTCGGCGGTACAACCAATCCTTATGGCACGTCAAAATATATGGTGGAACAAATTCTGCGTGATGTCATAAAGGCAGAACCGCAATTTAGCGTAACGATTTTACGTTATTTCAATCCTGTGGGCGCACATTCAAGCGGTTTAATCGGTGAAGACCCAAACGGTATTCCTAACAACTTACTGCCTTATATCAGCCAAGTAGCCATTGGTAAACTTGCACAACTTTCCGTTTTCGGTAGCGATTATGACACCCACGACGGCACGGGAGTACGTGATTATATTCACGTTGTCGATTTAGCAATCGGTCATTTAAAGGCCCTACAACGCCATGAAAATGATTCGGGATTACATATTTATAATCTTGGTACAGGTCACGGCTATTCCGTGTTGGATATGGTAAAAGCCTTTGAAAAAGCCAATAATATCCAAATCCCTTATAAGCTTGTTGATCGCCGTCCGGGGGATATCGCCACTTGCTATTCGGATCCGAGTCTTGCCGCCAAAGAATTAGGCTGGACAGCAGAACGCGGGCTTGAGCAGATGATGCAGGATACGTGGAATTGGCAAAAAAATAATCCTAAGGGGTATCGTGATTAG
- a CDS encoding inorganic diphosphatase: MADFNQILTPGDVDAGIINVVNEIPEGSCHKIEWNRKVAAFQLDRVEPAIFAKPTNYGFIPQTLDEDGDELDVLLLTRQPLATGVFLEAKVIGVMKFVDDGEVDDKIVCVPADDRDTGNAYNSLADVPAQLIKQIEFHFNNYKALKKPGSTKVTHWGDVEEAKEVIRESIKRWNER; this comes from the coding sequence ATGGCTGATTTTAATCAAATTTTAACACCCGGTGATGTTGATGCCGGTATTATCAACGTTGTAAATGAGATCCCTGAAGGTAGCTGCCACAAAATCGAATGGAATCGTAAAGTTGCGGCATTCCAATTAGATCGTGTTGAACCGGCGATTTTTGCCAAACCGACCAACTATGGTTTTATTCCGCAAACATTAGATGAAGACGGCGACGAATTGGATGTGTTATTGCTAACCCGTCAGCCGCTTGCGACCGGTGTATTCCTTGAAGCAAAAGTAATCGGTGTAATGAAATTTGTAGATGACGGCGAAGTAGACGATAAAATCGTATGTGTACCGGCAGATGATCGCGACACAGGCAATGCTTACAACAGTCTTGCGGATGTTCCGGCGCAATTAATCAAACAAATCGAATTCCATTTTAACAACTACAAAGCATTGAAAAAACCAGGCTCTACCAAAGTCACTCACTGGGGCGATGTGGAAGAAGCGAAAGAAGTGATTCGTGAATCAATCAAACGTTGGAACGAACGTTAA
- the coaE gene encoding dephospho-CoA kinase (Dephospho-CoA kinase (CoaE) performs the final step in coenzyme A biosynthesis.), whose amino-acid sequence MTYIVGLTGGIGSGKTTIANLFMELGVPCVDADIIARDIVKKGSPLLTKIVEYFGKDVLLENGELNRPALRRLVFANETEKNRLNHLLHPAIREEMIAQLSAQTAPYTLFAVPLLIENKLTALCNRVLVIDVTPQTQLARAMKRDNNSLEQIQRIMDAQVSRTERLKWADDVIDNDKDLAENLPYLKQKVLELHRFYLQQAEVKNV is encoded by the coding sequence ATGACCTATATCGTAGGGCTTACCGGCGGAATCGGAAGCGGAAAAACAACCATCGCAAATTTATTTATGGAACTTGGCGTACCTTGCGTTGATGCGGACATTATCGCACGAGATATCGTCAAAAAGGGCTCGCCATTGCTTACAAAAATTGTTGAATACTTTGGTAAAGATGTTTTATTAGAAAACGGAGAACTCAACCGCCCGGCGTTACGCAGGCTTGTTTTTGCCAATGAAACCGAAAAAAACCGGCTCAATCATTTATTACACCCGGCAATTCGTGAAGAAATGATAGCTCAACTTTCCGCCCAAACCGCTCCTTATACGTTATTTGCCGTTCCACTTTTAATTGAGAATAAATTAACCGCACTTTGTAACCGAGTGCTGGTGATTGATGTAACTCCGCAAACCCAACTTGCCCGCGCAATGAAACGAGACAACAACAGCCTTGAACAAATTCAACGAATTATGGATGCACAAGTAAGTAGAACCGAACGTTTAAAATGGGCGGATGACGTAATTGATAACGACAAAGATCTGGCTGAAAATCTACCTTACCTAAAGCAAAAAGTGCTAGAATTACATCGTTTTTATTTACAACAAGCGGAAGTAAAAAATGTCTGA
- the rppH gene encoding RNA pyrophosphohydrolase, with product MIDFDGYRPNVGIVICNRKGQVLWAKRCGQNSWQFPQGGINDNENAEQAMYRELYEEVGLQPKDVRVLYVSKHWLRYKLPKRLLRYDSKPMCIGQKQRWFLLQLVSDEKNINMKTTKSPEFDGWRWVSFWYPVRQVVSFKKEVYRRAMKEFAYFLFSNEKERASEPQSECESKFLSSSKSTHSKPLKYRKKRGR from the coding sequence GTGATCGATTTTGATGGCTACCGTCCGAATGTAGGTATTGTAATCTGTAATCGCAAGGGACAGGTACTTTGGGCGAAACGCTGCGGGCAAAATTCTTGGCAGTTCCCGCAAGGCGGTATTAATGATAACGAAAATGCCGAGCAAGCAATGTACCGCGAATTATATGAAGAAGTGGGCTTGCAGCCGAAAGATGTGCGTGTTTTATATGTATCAAAGCATTGGCTACGTTATAAGTTACCAAAACGTTTATTGCGATATGACAGCAAGCCGATGTGCATTGGACAAAAGCAACGATGGTTTTTATTACAGTTGGTTTCAGATGAAAAAAACATCAATATGAAAACAACAAAATCGCCGGAGTTTGACGGTTGGCGTTGGGTAAGCTTTTGGTATCCGGTGCGCCAAGTGGTGTCTTTTAAAAAAGAAGTGTATCGCCGTGCAATGAAAGAGTTTGCTTATTTTCTATTCTCTAATGAGAAGGAAAGAGCGTCAGAACCTCAATCGGAGTGCGAATCAAAATTTTTATCTTCCTCTAAGTCAACACATTCAAAACCATTAAAGTATCGAAAAAAAAGAGGGCGGTAA
- a CDS encoding type II secretion system F family protein, whose product MAKKCFHYQAQNALKQIQKGVIIADSHQQAQFQLMNRGLTNIKLQQNWQLNTKPKNTEISTVLNQLATLLQAAIPLKNSLQILQQNCTQIALNTWLEQLLRSIESGYSFSQSIEQQGKYLTQQEIQLIQVGEMTGKLAIVCNKIAAHRCQSLALQRKLQKIMLYPSMVLGISLLLTISLLIFIVPQFAEMYQSNNADLPVLTNVLLVMSNFLKNDIGKLALTLLIFWLLYYFKLKHSPMFQQQKTRIIRATPIFGNIQQLSRLVNFSQSLYIMLQAGIPLNQALNSFLPHTQSWQTKKSIVSDQILDTEVRSILQWVSQGYSFSDSVSSNLFPMEAQQMLQIGEKSGKLALMLQHIAENYQEKLNHQIDLLSQMLEPLMMVVIGSLIGIIMMGMYLPIFNMGSVVQ is encoded by the coding sequence ATGGCAAAAAAATGCTTTCATTACCAAGCACAAAACGCCTTAAAACAAATACAAAAAGGCGTGATTATCGCCGATTCTCATCAACAAGCCCAATTCCAATTAATGAATCGGGGACTTACCAATATCAAACTGCAACAAAATTGGCAACTCAATACTAAGCCAAAAAATACCGAAATCAGTACGGTATTGAACCAACTTGCAACCTTGCTACAAGCCGCGATTCCACTCAAAAACAGTTTACAAATCTTACAACAAAACTGTACTCAGATTGCCCTAAACACTTGGCTTGAACAACTTTTGAGAAGCATTGAATCCGGCTATTCTTTTTCTCAAAGTATCGAGCAACAGGGAAAATATCTTACACAGCAAGAAATTCAGCTAATTCAAGTGGGTGAAATGACAGGTAAATTAGCCATTGTTTGTAACAAAATTGCGGCACATCGCTGCCAATCTTTAGCACTACAACGTAAATTACAGAAAATTATGCTTTATCCCTCAATGGTATTAGGTATTTCTCTCTTGCTCACTATTTCCTTACTAATTTTTATCGTGCCGCAATTTGCCGAAATGTATCAGAGCAACAATGCGGATTTGCCCGTATTAACGAATGTATTACTTGTGATGTCTAATTTTCTTAAAAATGATATAGGAAAGTTAGCCTTAACGCTCCTCATATTTTGGTTGCTTTATTATTTCAAACTGAAACATTCTCCCATGTTTCAACAACAAAAAACACGAATTATTAGGGCAACACCTATTTTCGGCAATATCCAACAACTTTCCCGTTTAGTGAATTTCAGCCAAAGTCTGTACATTATGTTGCAAGCGGGAATCCCTCTCAACCAAGCCTTAAATAGTTTTTTACCGCACACACAAAGTTGGCAAACGAAAAAAAGCATAGTGAGTGATCAAATTCTCGATACTGAAGTGCGGTCAATTTTACAATGGGTTTCACAGGGTTATTCATTTTCAGATAGCGTAAGCAGTAATCTATTCCCGATGGAAGCACAGCAAATGCTACAAATTGGTGAGAAAAGCGGAAAACTTGCTTTAATGTTGCAACATATTGCAGAAAACTATCAAGAAAAGCTTAATCATCAAATTGATTTATTATCACAAATGCTGGAACCACTAATGATGGTCGTTATCGGAAGCCTAATCGGTATCATTATGATGGGTATGTATTTACCGATTTTTAATATGGGATCGGTGGTGCAATGA
- a CDS encoding GspE/PulE family protein yields MIDCATYQATAQNGEIFMISPELWERNQQQQSLFLRYFALPLKEEKNRLWLAVDSFSNLSACETIAFISGKLVEPVLLDSPQLKALLQQLAPQAMQVEEQVSFYHQEQEQEKNDDEPVIQLLNQIFESAMQKNVSDIHLETLQHYFQVRFRIDGVLQPQPPISKNLANRLISRLKLLAKLDISETRLPQDGRFQFKTTFSDVLDFRLSTLPTHWGEKIVLRAQQNKPVELSFAELGMTEFQQRTFQHALSQPQGLILVTGPTGSGKSISLYTALQWLNSPDKHIMTAEDPIEIELDGIIQSQINPQIGLDFSRLLRAFLRQDPDIIMLGEIRDEESASMALRAAQTGHLVLSTLHTNDAISAISRLQQLGIKQHEIESSLLLIIAQRLLRKRCQKCGQFNESSCDCHQGYRGRIGVYQFLHWQQNGYQTDFADLRQSGLEKVKQGISDEAELHRVLGGE; encoded by the coding sequence ATGATAGATTGCGCGACATATCAAGCCACAGCACAAAACGGCGAGATCTTTATGATCTCGCCGGAATTATGGGAACGCAATCAGCAGCAGCAATCTCTTTTCTTGCGTTACTTCGCCCTCCCTCTAAAAGAAGAAAAAAATCGTTTATGGCTTGCCGTTGATTCCTTTTCTAACCTTTCCGCTTGTGAAACCATTGCTTTTATCAGTGGAAAATTGGTTGAACCCGTCTTATTAGACAGCCCGCAACTCAAAGCCCTTTTGCAGCAGCTTGCACCGCAAGCAATGCAAGTAGAAGAACAAGTCAGTTTTTATCATCAAGAACAGGAACAAGAAAAAAATGATGATGAACCTGTTATTCAACTCCTGAACCAAATTTTTGAATCGGCAATGCAAAAAAATGTCTCCGACATTCATTTAGAAACATTACAACATTATTTTCAAGTACGATTTAGAATTGATGGCGTTTTACAACCCCAGCCCCCAATTAGTAAAAACTTGGCGAATCGGCTCATTTCACGTTTAAAACTTCTTGCCAAACTCGACATTAGTGAAACACGTTTACCACAAGACGGACGTTTTCAATTTAAGACAACCTTTTCCGATGTACTTGATTTTCGTCTCTCCACATTACCTACTCATTGGGGAGAAAAAATCGTACTTCGTGCGCAACAAAATAAACCGGTGGAACTGAGTTTTGCCGAATTGGGAATGACGGAATTTCAACAACGCACCTTTCAACACGCCCTAAGCCAGCCACAGGGGTTGATTTTGGTAACCGGCCCAACGGGGAGTGGAAAAAGTATTTCGCTTTATACCGCACTTCAATGGTTAAATTCTCCCGATAAACATATTATGACCGCAGAAGATCCCATTGAAATTGAACTGGACGGCATTATTCAAAGCCAAATCAACCCGCAAATCGGGCTGGATTTTAGTCGTTTATTACGTGCTTTTTTACGACAAGATCCCGACATTATTATGCTCGGTGAAATTCGCGATGAAGAAAGTGCAAGTATGGCATTACGCGCCGCACAAACCGGACATTTAGTGCTTTCGACATTGCATACCAACGATGCGATTTCCGCCATTTCACGGCTTCAACAACTAGGCATTAAACAGCACGAAATCGAAAGCAGTTTACTTTTAATCATTGCTCAACGCTTGTTACGTAAACGCTGTCAAAAGTGCGGTCAATTTAACGAAAGTTCTTGCGATTGCCATCAAGGTTATCGAGGGCGCATTGGCGTTTATCAATTCTTACATTGGCAGCAAAACGGCTATCAAACAGACTTTGCCGATCTTCGCCAAAGCGGATTAGAAAAAGTGAAACAGGGGATCTCTGATGAAGCGGAACTTCATCGTGTTTTAGGTGGAGAATAA
- the ampD gene encoding 1,6-anhydro-N-acetylmuramyl-L-alanine amidase AmpD, with protein sequence MKKQNDIEQGLLKNRRHISSPHFDERPAPQDISLLVIHYISLPPEQFGGGYIDDFFQGKLDPSIHPYFEEIYRIRVSAHCLIDRNGVITQYVNFNDRAWHAGLSSFQGREKCNDFSIGIELEGSNEQPFTEAQYQALQQLTIQIMNAYPKITRDRIVGHADISPGRKIDPGQYFDWERYLNSIDFVV encoded by the coding sequence ATGAAAAAACAGAATGATATTGAGCAAGGATTGTTGAAAAATCGTCGTCATATTTCTTCTCCTCATTTTGACGAACGCCCTGCTCCTCAAGATATTTCTTTATTGGTTATTCATTACATTAGTTTGCCGCCGGAGCAATTTGGCGGTGGCTATATTGATGATTTCTTCCAAGGAAAATTAGATCCAAGCATTCACCCTTACTTTGAAGAAATCTACCGAATTCGTGTGTCGGCACATTGTTTAATTGATCGCAACGGTGTGATTACTCAATATGTGAATTTTAATGATCGGGCGTGGCACGCCGGATTATCAAGTTTTCAAGGGCGGGAAAAATGTAATGATTTTTCCATTGGTATTGAACTTGAGGGAAGCAATGAACAGCCTTTTACAGAAGCACAATATCAAGCATTACAACAGCTTACAATACAGATTATGAATGCTTATCCGAAGATTACCCGAGATCGTATTGTCGGGCATGCGGATATTTCGCCGGGACGTAAGATCGATCCCGGGCAATATTTTGATTGGGAGCGTTATTTAAACAGTATTGATTTTGTTGTATAA
- a CDS encoding NCS2 family permease, protein MSNLEKTFELQKRGSTVRQEIIAGLTTFLAMVYSVIVVPNMLGAAGFPAESVFIATCLVAGLGSILIGLWANAPMAIGCAISLTAFTAFSLVIGQGVSIPVALGAVFLMGLVFTLISATGIRAWILRNLPSSIAHGAGIGIGLFLLLIAASGVGLVISNQSGLPVKLGEFTSFPVMMSLIGLAFIVGLEKMQVKGGILWVIIAITLIGLVFDPNVKFSGEVFKMPTFGENSLFLQLDLQGALQPAILPVVFALVMTAVFDATGTIRAVAGQANLLDKDGQIINGGKALTSDSVSSLFSGLFGTAPAAVYIESAAGTAAGGKTGITAIVVGVLFLLMLFFQPLAFLVPGYATAPALMYVGLLMLSNVSKLDFDDFVGAMSGLICAVFIVLTANIVTGIMLGFAALVIGRLVSGDFKRLNIGTIIIAVVLVVFYAGGWAI, encoded by the coding sequence ATGTCTAATTTAGAAAAAACCTTTGAACTACAAAAACGTGGCTCAACGGTTCGTCAAGAAATCATTGCCGGGTTAACTACTTTCTTAGCGATGGTGTATTCGGTAATTGTTGTGCCGAATATGCTTGGTGCGGCAGGGTTTCCGGCGGAATCCGTTTTTATCGCAACTTGTTTAGTGGCAGGGCTTGGCTCAATTTTAATCGGTTTATGGGCTAACGCACCAATGGCGATCGGTTGTGCAATTTCGCTCACTGCCTTTACCGCGTTTAGTCTGGTAATTGGACAAGGCGTATCCATTCCTGTGGCGCTCGGGGCGGTGTTCCTAATGGGATTGGTGTTCACCTTGATTTCAGCAACGGGAATTCGTGCTTGGATTTTGCGTAACCTGCCTTCCAGCATTGCGCACGGAGCAGGGATCGGTATCGGTTTATTCTTACTTTTAATTGCAGCCAGTGGTGTCGGTTTAGTGATTAGCAATCAAAGCGGTCTTCCGGTAAAACTCGGTGAATTCACTTCTTTTCCTGTGATGATGTCATTAATCGGTTTGGCATTTATTGTCGGCTTGGAAAAAATGCAAGTAAAAGGTGGAATTTTATGGGTGATTATTGCAATTACCCTTATTGGTTTGGTTTTTGATCCAAACGTAAAATTTAGTGGGGAAGTTTTTAAAATGCCGACTTTCGGTGAAAATTCCCTCTTCTTACAGCTGGATTTACAAGGCGCATTACAGCCGGCAATTTTACCTGTGGTATTTGCCTTGGTGATGACCGCCGTATTTGATGCCACAGGTACGATTCGTGCCGTAGCGGGGCAAGCAAACCTGTTAGACAAAGACGGGCAAATTATCAATGGCGGTAAAGCCTTAACATCAGATTCCGTCAGTAGCTTATTTTCAGGATTATTCGGCACAGCACCGGCGGCCGTCTATATTGAATCTGCAGCCGGCACAGCCGCAGGCGGAAAAACAGGTATCACCGCCATTGTGGTCGGCGTGTTATTCCTGTTAATGCTTTTCTTCCAACCTTTAGCTTTCTTAGTACCCGGTTATGCTACCGCACCGGCATTAATGTATGTGGGCTTATTAATGTTAAGCAATGTGAGCAAACTAGACTTCGATGATTTTGTCGGCGCAATGAGCGGTTTGATTTGTGCGGTATTTATCGTACTTACCGCAAATATCGTTACCGGTATTATGTTGGGTTTTGCCGCATTAGTGATTGGTCGTCTCGTCAGTGGTGATTTTAAACGTTTGAATATAGGGACAATCATCATTGCAGTCGTATTGGTGGTATTTTACGCCGGCGGCTGGGCGATTTAA
- the yacG gene encoding DNA gyrase inhibitor YacG — protein sequence MSEEIIEVPCPICQKSVPWTNESHFRPFCSKRCQLIDLGEWAAEEKAIPSDTADFAMSPNLSDEWSIK from the coding sequence ATGTCTGAAGAAATCATTGAAGTGCCTTGCCCGATATGTCAAAAATCCGTTCCTTGGACAAACGAAAGCCACTTTCGACCTTTTTGCAGCAAACGTTGCCAGCTCATTGATTTGGGCGAATGGGCAGCGGAAGAAAAAGCGATTCCGAGTGATACGGCTGATTTTGCAATGTCCCCTAATTTAAGCGATGAATGGAGTATTAAATGA
- a CDS encoding MFS transporter, whose amino-acid sequence MLICVFTGFSSGLPLFVLLQMLPVWLTDKQLSVELIGAVTGVMLPYGLKFLWAPLLDRYFPAFLGRRRSWLLISQIILLILLYVISLFDPLTQLTVVANIALLIAFFSATQDIVLDAYRREILSDHELGLGNTIHINAYRIAGLIPGGLSLYLATSYPWESVFLWTALCMLAGIFMTLFLAKEPQIETAENPPPFYQTFWIPLQEFFQRKGIVQAIGFLIFLFLYKFGDSFATTLQTKFIYDMGFSKEDIALVVKSTSLWASVLSGLAGGVIMLKLGINRALWLFGLVQMVTIGGFIWLAAFGHFDSIGASELWKLGMVIAAEYIGVGLGTAAFVAFMARETNPLYTATQLALFTSLSALPSKGLGMLSGYVVSAVGYYQYFWLCLFLAIPGMICLYWVAPWNEKKSA is encoded by the coding sequence ATGCTAATTTGCGTCTTTACCGGTTTTAGTTCCGGTTTACCTTTGTTTGTATTACTACAAATGTTGCCGGTGTGGCTAACGGATAAACAGCTTTCCGTTGAGTTAATTGGTGCGGTAACAGGCGTAATGCTTCCCTACGGTTTAAAATTCCTATGGGCGCCTTTATTGGATCGCTATTTTCCTGCTTTTTTAGGTCGCCGCCGCAGCTGGTTGCTTATCTCGCAAATTATATTGTTGATTCTGCTTTATGTTATTAGTCTTTTTGATCCCCTCACACAATTAACTGTCGTGGCAAATATTGCCTTATTAATCGCTTTCTTCTCTGCAACACAAGATATTGTCCTTGATGCTTATCGCCGTGAAATTCTATCTGATCACGAATTGGGATTAGGGAATACGATTCACATTAATGCTTATCGCATCGCCGGCTTAATTCCCGGTGGACTTTCTCTTTATCTTGCAACAAGTTATCCGTGGGAAAGCGTCTTTTTATGGACCGCACTTTGTATGCTGGCAGGAATATTTATGACGCTTTTTCTTGCCAAAGAACCCCAAATTGAAACAGCGGAAAACCCGCCCCCCTTCTATCAAACCTTTTGGATTCCTTTGCAAGAATTTTTCCAACGTAAGGGCATTGTTCAAGCAATCGGCTTTTTAATCTTTTTATTTTTATACAAATTCGGGGATTCTTTTGCCACTACGCTACAAACCAAATTTATTTACGATATGGGGTTTAGCAAAGAAGATATTGCGCTTGTCGTAAAAAGCACATCGCTTTGGGCAAGTGTTTTATCCGGTCTTGCCGGCGGTGTGATTATGCTGAAACTGGGCATTAATCGCGCCCTCTGGTTATTCGGTTTAGTACAAATGGTAACCATCGGAGGATTTATTTGGCTCGCAGCCTTTGGTCATTTTGACAGTATCGGAGCATCGGAATTATGGAAACTCGGTATGGTGATTGCAGCAGAATATATCGGTGTAGGGCTTGGCACAGCTGCATTTGTGGCATTTATGGCACGAGAAACCAACCCGCTTTATACAGCCACCCAGCTTGCACTTTTTACCAGTCTTTCCGCTTTACCAAGCAAAGGATTAGGAATGCTTTCCGGTTATGTTGTGAGTGCCGTCGGGTATTATCAATACTTTTGGCTTTGCCTATTTTTAGCCATTCCCGGAATGATTTGTCTATACTGGGTCGCCCCTTGGAATGAGAAAAAATCGGCATAA
- a CDS encoding GNAT family N-acetyltransferase, with protein MNIQHRELDGRGEFFILSEQGERLAELTYVYETNNRINANHTFVSNQLRGQGIADKLYQALITFITEKHLELRPTCSYIERKWERDNQKHRTI; from the coding sequence ATGAACATTCAACACCGAGAACTTGACGGACGAGGCGAATTTTTTATTTTAAGCGAACAAGGCGAGAGACTCGCCGAACTCACTTACGTCTATGAAACAAATAACCGTATTAATGCCAATCACACCTTTGTTTCCAATCAACTCCGCGGACAAGGTATCGCCGATAAACTTTATCAGGCACTAATCACATTTATTACAGAAAAACACTTAGAATTGCGCCCGACCTGTAGTTATATAGAACGAAAATGGGAACGGGATAATCAAAAACACCGTACTATATAA
- the ppdD gene encoding prepilin peptidase-dependent pilin has protein sequence MKLTSQRTLKKGFTLIELMIVIAIIAILATIAIPSYQNYTKKAAMSELLQAATPFKSDVELCVYSTGATANCSGGSNGIAADITSPKGYVKGISTNAGVITVVGNGALDGVQYTLTATGDHSRGISWSTTCNGDTSLFPAGFCTK, from the coding sequence ATGAAACTCACCTCTCAACGCACATTGAAAAAAGGATTTACACTAATCGAATTAATGATCGTGATAGCCATCATCGCGATTCTCGCGACAATTGCAATTCCCTCTTATCAGAATTATACAAAAAAGGCGGCGATGTCTGAATTGTTACAAGCCGCAACCCCTTTTAAATCCGACGTGGAACTCTGCGTTTATAGCACAGGAGCAACCGCAAATTGCAGCGGCGGTTCAAACGGTATCGCTGCCGATATTACCTCACCAAAAGGCTATGTGAAAGGTATTAGTACTAACGCCGGCGTTATTACTGTTGTCGGCAACGGCGCTTTAGACGGTGTCCAATATACATTAACCGCCACCGGTGATCATTCTAGAGGAATAAGCTGGTCTACAACCTGTAACGGTGATACCTCCTTATTTCCGGCAGGATTCTGTACAAAATGA